The DNA sequence aatcgtcgtcgcgcgattTCTGCACGCCCCTTCGCGACTCGACGCCAAGCTGCGAGCCCAATTTCGGTCTATCCCGCAACGAAATCAGCCGATTGCCTCTCGTTTCGTTCCCGGGCAAAATTCACCTCGTTTCCAACGAGCAAGACCTGTCGTCCTCTCCCGTTCGCGACGCtctcgacgaactcgaaaaCTCCACGACGCTGGGCGTGGACACGGAAAGCGCCGTATCGTTCAAAAAAGGCCAATCGCCCAAATTGGCTCTCCTGCAAatttcgaacgacgaaacggcaATCGCATTTCGCCTGCACGCCTTCGCCGACCTTCCCCTACCCTTTCGACGCATCCTAACCGGCTCGGCGGTGAAAGTATTCCACGCGGCGATGGCCGAAGCGCGATGTCTCTATCAGAACTACGGCACCGATTTGtgccacgtcgtcgacacgcTCGCCTTCGGGCAGCAACTCGACGCGCCTCTATTGAGACTCGTCGACTTGGCGGCCATCTTTTTGAATTGTCGCATATCGAAGTCGCGAAGCGTGCGCCTGTCGAATTGGATGGCAAGCGAATTGAGCCCGTTGCAAATTAGTTACGCGGCCACCGACGCTTGGATGACGAGAAAAGTTTATCTCGCAATGCGCAGGtgcaaaatttgaaaaaaaattaattaattaatgtgatTGGTGCTTTTTATAGATATGCAGATGAGCGAGGAATTTCCGTTCCTGCGCCTATGCAATCGTTCGTCGGTCATCTGGCGACGGGAAAAACGAAAGGACTTCGACGAATCGCTCGAGATTTGGGCATTCCTCTTCTAGTCGAACCCGCGACTCAGATCGAggataatgatgatgatggcgATAGGGAACGAATTCTGGACGAACACTTACGGGAACATTGCGAAAACGTTgtcaagaaaacgacgcttCAAAAGTCGGATGGCACTTATGTGGTCAccacgacaacgacaacgtcTATAACTCACAAAAGCAATGACTAGGGGAATTTTACTACAATACTATGCCGTTTTGGGTTTATAGTGTAGGAGGACAAGGTTGCTAATTGTGCTAAAtgactaaagaaaaaaaaggagatgaTATtttgattaaataaataaataaataaatgaaattcACCTGAATAGcgtagaagacgacgaaaagataGCAAACTATACCGGCGGTGAGAAACAAATCGAAAAGCGCCGGTTTGACGCTgaaaagaataaatttcgttttcaaatttcTACACACAACGGATTTCTTACCTATACATATAGAGCTTTGTCTCCGCTATATcatagaaaacgaattctgGTTCTCTACACCAAAAAATTCGGTAAAAGGGCAAGCTAACattttaaataataaatacttTTTATCCGGCTTCGTTTGGTACCTCCTAACGTCCTTTACATGCTTAGCAAGAGTCTATAGGGAACACACTTAGGTAGGGGCACTTAGATTCAATGTTTTTTAAATAATGCACTTGTTCTAATGATGATAAAAGTGGATGATCTTTTCCTACCAGTTGAGCGgcgcgagaaaacgacgacaggTAGTTTACCCACGCTCCGACGTGTTCTTCGCTCACGCTATATTCATCGCCCAACAGGTGAAACGACTACAGAACGAGAAAACCctttaatcaatcaattaattatataaaaACCCTTCTAACCTCGACATCTAAGTTAAATATGAGCCCGGCAAGGCCTTCAGCTAAAACGACAGTGTTCTCTTTCAAAACCCCCACATCGacgctaaaaataaaatacaatttattgattatatttatttattaggtaTACTGTTTATCGAATATGGAGTATCCTTCGGCGTCCGAGTTTTCCTTCTGAGATATCGTCCCAGCGGGAAGTCGTTTCATGGAGAATGTCTCGTGTTCCCATGCCAGTAGCTCATTGGccaaattgatttttttgtgtaCGACTGTAAAATTCATGGGTGGCTCATGCAAATCGGCGGCCTAAAAATTAGccaataatattaattaacaatACGTAAACAATGAATAACAAACCCTTTTCAGATTCTACgtaaaataaattttgattGCATCACTACACATAATATTCCTTTTATTACTTGAACTATGCTGGCTGGGATTCCATCCTTGGGAGGTTTTGACACGTGCAGATGAAGGGAATTTGATCCGCCAATTGTATCCAAACATAGAACATATTTTGCATCCGTCAAAATTCCctctaataaaaattattatttatttatttaattttatttatgtatttcTACCGTTGGCTTCGTAGTCTTCTATCCATTTACGAGTTCCCTGATAATTGAATGCCCCTCCTCCAGACAAGAAGAACAGCAAATTGTATCTTCACGTaaagaattaattttatttcaaaaTCTGTCTGTGAGTACTAACTGAGCTTGAGTTCTGGAATCAGCATAAAGACGCGAAAATAATCTTGCCAACTCCAACAGAGCAGCCACTCCACTCCCATTCGAATCAGCCCCAAAGGATAAactctattaattaattaattaaaataccATGCaaagattatttatttatttacggGAGCAATTCCAAATGAATCGTAATGAGCAACAATGGCAATGGTAGGAAGATGATCTTCTATCCCACGCCCAATCAATTTACCCTATAAGATCCTAAAACTGTTGCCAATTACGTCGCCTCTCCTCCCACCTGAATGCTTGTTATCAATGTATCTTTCTTGGGTTTTGATTCGGAGATATCCGATGTAGCTACTTGATAGCCATACGTAGAGAAAACATCAAGAAGAGCTACAAATAAATTTAGTCACTAATacatatttttattattgatgTTATTTTACCTGCTGCGGCTGACGATGCTTGATCTGCCGTTATAGCATGAGACACTTCCTCGTATATCTTCAACACCGTTTCGTCATCGTACACAAAATATACGGGAATGTTGACGGGCTCCTCTTCTAAAATCTCTCGCTCCAAATCCATCCATTCCTTAGAGAGAACATTATTAAAATTAAGGGTTTTGCTTTTCTACCTCTAAAAAGTCTTGAGACAGCTGCGAGAGGTTCTTGGGAACGATCACGACGATCGCTCCAGCTCCAGATATAGTCAATTCGCGAAATTTTTCcatcgtcaaatcgacgagcaaTATGAGAACGCAGCGTCGATTCAGCATCTTCGCCGAAGCCGGACGCGCCTCCATGTTGATGTACGCGCTTCGGCTGCCTAGAAATGTACGTTGAAAAGCGGATACGGAAGCGATTGGTTCGAAGTGACCGTGTTGCGTGCCGTGGAGATCGAATTGCTGCATGCGAAACGCTGGGAAGTCGTGGACGCCGTTCACGCCGCGTATTGCGCCGAAAAGTAGCGCTGGAAGTAGACATATCTCGAGGAATTCGTCAATTCCGTACATCGTGGTGCACGTGTTTACTACGAAGGGCGTGTCGTGCGCAGACACGACGATGCTCACGTGACAATCAGTGTTATGGCCGAAATCGCCGTAGAGGAGCCAGATGAAGTCTCCATGGACGATTCTGACGAATCGAGCGACGATGCGATGGACGTCGCAGCGCCTAGATCGAGCAAacaggcgaagaagacgaagaaagggCAAAAGCAGAAGATCCGGGACATCAAACGATTACTAAAACGCGACGATTTGTCGGCGACAGTTCGACAAGCGCAGGAAAGAATGCTCGCCTTACTGCAGAACGAAGTAAAGGAGACGGAtcgtctaaaaaaattcaaaaaaatgtcGAAAAAGTACAAAATGGTCAAAtttttcgatcgacgaaaagtGGCGCGAAAACTCAAAGCGGCACGACGCCAAAAAacggaaaacgaagcgatGGAAGAACTAAAAAAGGACTACAACTACGCAGTCCATTTTCCCCTCGACAAAAAATACATATCCCTTCATCCCCCACCCAACGAAAAAGAGCGCGAAAAACAACTCGAAATTCGAGAGAATATCGACGAACTCGTGAAATCGGGGCAATTGGATGACGCGAGTATGGAGATATTAGAAGgaacgagaagagaaaagtctCGCAAAAGAAGAGGATATGTGAGTCAAGGAGAAAAGGATCATCATATGAATAGCTCCCCTATAATGGACACTGATACTACtaaagacgatttctttaTGTGAGCATGTATTTTATGGGGGTATCTgaaactaattaattaaattgctTGACTCATTTTTCGCGCTTTGAATACGTTCCTATGTTCCTTGACGTGTTCCTGGATAGAATCAGCCAGCTCCGGTTGACTAAAGTGCTCTAATAGATATCAATAATAATTTCATACACTGTTTCTACTAAACTTGCCTGCGGCGAATTGTCGCACGTTTTCGGGTCGTTTTATCAAGACCTCTCTATTAATTTAGCAACATTGTATCATCAGTTCCCCGTATTATTTCTTACTTCATGAATCCGGACAGTAATAGAGTTACTTCAGGATGATTTCGAAGAtacgcttcgttttctattcgTGTTCGAATCTTGTTGTGCGAATTCGGCGTAAACAAAGTGGTTTCGAGGGCTCTCGCTCTTGAAGCTGACCTTTTTCTTGTCCAGTTTTGCCTGCTGTTCTTCTGTCAATGCTTTGGCATCATGATTTTCGACCGACTGTAGCCGTACGCCTTTCAACGGATCCGACATCTCGATCTCGTTGTTTACGCATGTGCACTCGGTGAAAACCACGACAACGTACACTCCCGGATACCAATAAAGAAAACATTCAAAGTTTGGGCAGGTCTTTTGTGAGAACATCCATTTTCTGGGCCAGCATGACATTCCCTTGTATCTTCAGCTGTCCCTCGAAAAACGCCTAGAGAGAAAGACCCAGCCATTGCATAAATACTGCACatattttttgattgacTTACCTTCTGGCCATTCAACTTCCCACTAACCAAATCCACGAAATCTCCGTCTGAAATTGTCAGCGTTATGTCTGGTTTTCCATCTGGCGTTCCCCTCTTCAGTGCAGGCGGGCTCGCTTTCAAATCAACAGCTGAATACAAAAACGCTAATACCTAACAACCTCTTCGCCCCTAAGCGCTTACTCCATTCTCGAACGACATTTCCATCCTTGGTGATCTTCCAGAAATACACAGCTGACAGCTGTCGCGCCACTGACGGATTGGAACGAACGCGATTTCCTATCGCttcaaaaatgacgtcactagaCAACTCGCTtgtctaaataaataaatcaataattacACGGTAGAAAACGTTCGTTTTTTACCTGAACCGACGGTGACGGCGCCACTTGAGGTTCCTCTCCTCCACTAAAAGACGATTAAGCAACAATTATCGCCTTTGCTATAAAATCTTACCTTTCAATGTCAACATAGCCTCCGGTGATAGAAACGTCACCAGTTTCGACAACCTGAAAAGGAAGAGGCCTTAGGGAAAGATCCATTCACGCTGAAACAAAAGGTACAGAAGtctgaaagaaaactctGTTGTCTGCTTTCCACATTTCTGTTCTGAGAGTGTGTCCAGGCAAGACAGGCCGGGAAAAGCGTccctaataaaaataattctaaTAATTATGTCTGTTGATACTCTTTTTAGCTCACTTTAATACACTTCACTTTGCTTGGATCGTAATTGGTAAATTTCTCCATGACGTGACGCACGGAGTGTCCAAATGTCGAGAGGCCATGAAGAATAGGCTGCGCAAATCCTAAAGAAATTCTtaaacgtcaaaaaaaatagacaTGCAATATTCCTCCCACCTCCAACAGCGGCAAAATCAGCATCAATGTGCAACGGGTTATAATCACCGCTGAGACGATAAATTGCAGCTTGATCCAGTGACGTTTTCTCCTCAACCACAACATCCGGAGCACGTCTTGGCGGAGACATAGGCGGCtacatataaataaaaaaaaacgatatAGATATATAGTACTAAAAAATGTGAGTAACCTTTATGAATTTGGCTTTGGACTCTCCACCAAAACGTCCGGCTCCTTTCAAGAAGGTAATGATCTGGCTGAAGCAAAGCCGTTCCTTGGCTTCATTGTATGTTGTAGCTAAAGGGAAGATGTCTTGATTTTTCAAATGTAGTCATTTCTGTACCGTttgctacaatgactgctCCAGTTCGCTTGTCGAGAATTTCAGCAATTTTAATTTCGGTTGTCAAGGTGcctgaaaaatcaaattttcaaaaaatgtATACACGTCAAAAATCGCGGTTCTTTTACCGGACGTTGGTAGAGGTTTGTATAATTCAAGATATTGCTCTCCATGAAGAAGCTGtcaaaaaacaaagacgaaTTATAATTAGAAACTTTAATTTTTCACCTACGTTTGCGTAATGAATGTCAACATCTTTCATGACCTCTTGAACCATTGGAAGCATTCCCTCCTACAAAAGTCTCTCTAATTTTAAcaattctcttctctctctatagACATACCATTGACGGAAGAACAGCGAATGTCGGAAGCGTGCAAAAATCGCTGTGACCTTCGTACAAAAATTTCAACTGAGCAGGATCCGAAACCTTGGCTCCAACTACGTCATAGGTTAAAAATATATAGATATAATAGAATTTTCTTCACCTCCCAAGGCGTAAAGGATGGAGTCTCTATCCGTGTACTGGAAAGGTTTTACAGTTACTGTGCGAGAGAAAATCTTTTGCTATGTAAAATAGGTCAGCTACtgtaatatatatacataaaTAGTATATACTATGTCGATGCCAGCAAATGGAGATGATGAGGTGGAAGCAGACCCGTAATTGATTGATAATTTAGCGTCGTCTGTTCCCCTGCTTTTTTCAATAGCAAATGAAGTTGCCTCTGAGAAGAAAGTCGGTCTTTGTTAAGAGATCGGATCACGTGTACCAGCTGAATTGGTGTGATGAACAGAGTTGGTAAAATCAGTGATTTTGGCCCAATTGTCTCGCACTAACCCGCCCATATAAATCATCTAACCATCACATTTAAAACAAATATTTTACCGTCTTCAATGCTTGGTATCTCGTCTCCCTTTTTGAGACCGGCACCCGCACTTTTCTCCCATCTCACTGTACCCCCCGCAGTGAAGATAACGAATTAACGCGGAAAAACGCCGTCCTACCTCTTCCAGCCCATCCAGAAGCAACCTAATAAAGAACAAAGACTATGAGAAAAAGGGTGCATCCTTTAGTTGACTTCACCTCGAACAACTTGCCCGTCTCTTGGCAACTTTCGTGGCAAAGATACGCGGCAAAGGGAGCGACAAACTCCGGCTTCAAGTCCTTTTCAACAGCTACAAAAACACGGGTATTCattatataaatatatatatatatatattaattaCCGGTTGGAAGGAGGCCTTCAGTCATTCTTGAAATAGCAGTTGGTGCTATTGTATTGCAATTAATTCCATATTTGGCTCCTTCCAGGGAAAGAGTATTGCCCAAGCCAAAAACTCCCATCTTGgctgaaataaaaaatcccTAATTAAAAGTGTCAAAAAAATGATTATCATCCAACCTGCGCTATAGTTCGATTGACCGAAATTCCCGTAGATTCCGGATGTGGAAGCGACCATCAATATCCTTCCGTAATTCTGTTTTCGCATGTGAGGCCAAGCGGCCTTTGTGACGAGATACGAGCCTCGAAGATGAACGCGATGAACCATATCTAGAGAGAGGGAAAAAAACATATAATATAATAAGAGATTAGGTAAGACGTTATTTCTGCTCACCCCAGTCTGGAGTagccattttcaaaaatgaaCGATCGCGCAAAATTCTAGAGTACCACCCCCCCTAATCAGACGCAAACAAATGATTTTCTCCTCTTACCCGGCATTATTGATGAGTATATCTAAACACATATAGAACGGAAGTAAAAAtctataataaaaaaagtagGCGTGTCCTTTACCCAAGCGACCGAAACTATCGATTGCAGTTTgaacgattttctcgccgtcCTCCACCGAATCTAGCAGCGCAATCAACACAAGCGCTAAAAATCGAATTGATTACCCACCGTAATTGCTCACAGCAGATCCTCCCTGGTTGCGAATCTCTTGCACGACATTATCGGCGAGACGAGTGCTCCCTGGCGCCGATCCGTGCGGATCTCCGCCGAGATCGTTCACTAGCGTACGCGCGTGCAACTGTTTCTCCACGCGCGAGCCCGATCGCGCTCTTACCGACAACGGAGGCTCCTCGCGAGGCGAGCAAAAGCGCGTAGCATCGTCCGAGTCCtgcagaacgacgacgtcatatcGATTTGATGCAATCGATGAGTTTTTTCGACCTCCTCCGGCTCCGGTCACTACTGCGACTCTGCCGTCGAAGCGCAGAAGCTTGTTCATTTGCCACCTACGGGAGTCTGAGTGTTATACGGGAGTTCGTTCGAACCACGTTTTGTTTCGTTTCCGAATGGCTCAGCAATGGAAAGTCGCCTCGCGGGGCGTCGTCAGAGCTTCGAGACAGATTATTTCGATAGAAGTAggcgcgtttcgtcgactcgGGGGCGAGATGACGAAATTTCTTATCATTCTCCAAGGCGAGACGATTTTTGAGCGCGAGAGGCCCGCCGAAAAGACAAAGCTTCTTGAATACGTTCATCGAAAACATTCGTCAGGGATtgcgaaaagagaaagatatACAGGCGCGAGAACTTACCGTGctgccacgcccacttccACGATCTTCTTTTCCAGGAAtcgttgaaaaaattgcagGAAGAGTcagaaaagtcgtcgtcattgaaaAGTGTCAAGGAAACGCTCGATTCCGCTAAGGTCGCTTCATCGGAGGCGCGTAGCTGTTTctaaattttttgatttttaggtgAAAGCGGAAACTGCAGCATCGGAAGGCTCTTCGGCAGTCAAATCCATTTATGAGAGACTGAGAACAGCAACGGCATCGGTTGGAGATCCAGACtcactgtgacgtcatttttgaagtgttcctttttttagatCTACGGGAAAGTTAGTCAGACTGAAGTAGCTAAGGAAGCAAAGGATGTATCTGATAAGGCAGAGAAGCAATAGTGTTATTACCTAATATTGATTGATTCTGTATTTAGATTcttgaagaagcgaaagaaactGCGGAAAAAGTGGCAAAACAAGGACAAGAATTAGGAAAAACGGAAGCGTTTAAGACAATAAAGAAAGTACGAGCGGAAATGACTATTTCGAAGGGATGCgtactgacgtcataaatctAGGGTTTCGGCGAACTAAAAGGGGAATTATTTGATGAAGCGGCGTCAAAATCAGAACCATATAAAGCGCCAAGTTAGCACAGAGAGAAATTAAtacaattaaataaaaataaaaatattcaGATAAGCTAAGAAAGCGAACTGCAAGCAGCGCGTTAAACGtgcaagaaaaggaaaagattaTTCAACCAGATGAGTAGGGAAGTATTTAATCaggtattgattttttatttttttaattaacagtACTACTACAACTGTGGTTATGCACAAAGACTCCAAATGGGCGTCTCAATGGAAAGCCTTCAAAGACGACAATCCAGTTTTAAATCGTATAtacataaaaaataaataaacacaTTTTATAAAGATTATTTAGGATTAtttgaattgaaaatgaaatatGATGAAAGTGATAATTTTTTGATTCGCGTCACAAGAACGGTTACGGATCGGGTTACGGATCTTTTTGGGGGAGCGTTTAGCCAAACGGAAATGGCAGCCACATTGGCCGAAATTGCCAAAATTGATCCAACATTCGAAAAGGCAAAGTTTCTTCACCAATGTGAAAAGGACATCATACCGACTATATTAGAAGCGTTTCTTAGTCAAGACTTGGATGTACTGAAAGATTGGTGCCACGATtcggttaattaataaaattaattaattaatctaggtcaatttttaattttgctTGTTTAGGCATTTGCTATTTTTTCTGCTCTTATTGAACAGGACAAGCAGTTCGgtagaaaaaacgaaacgaaagtgTTAGACATACGGGGAGTTGATGTAAGTGTTTTCGAAAATCAATACATTggtatcttttttttgaagtgaAACATGCATAGGTTATTATAGGGAAGGTTATGGAGCTTGGGCCCGTTCTAGTTGTGTCGTTTAATGCTCAGCAGTTGTCTACTGTTCGAGATTCGAAAGGGGAAATAATTGGAGAGGTGAATTCTATATTATTTATAATATAGAATTTTTATTATAATTCATTTAGGATAACATTGAAAATGTTAACTATATCTGGGCTCTGTGTCGAGACCAGAGTGTCTTTGATCCATCAGCCGCTTGGAGATTGCTCGAATTTGGGGTGAATACCAGTAGTGCATGGGTCTAATTACAGTATAGGTAATAGTCACGTGGCGTTTATTGGCGGGTTAGACTTGTTTAACCGTCGTTAACTTCGCCGGAATATGGCGTGCGCTAGGAGTCCACTCGCGCACTCTCATTGGCTAACAGGGGGTGTTTCCAATTGGACCGCGgcctttgtgacgtcgcctttctctcaTGCTCGCTGCGATCGGCGGTCCCATCCCCTCCCCCCCTGGCTTAGTTAGGATCTCCACTGGTTATCCAGTGTGACACAACGGTGGGGACAGGTTGCCCGGATACTCCGGTTACCATGACAACCATTGCGGTTATGGCTGTCTAGCTACATCCGGGACCTGCCCCAGCGTTGACCACCAGGCTTTAGGAAGCCTGGTGTGTTAGGTACCTAGATCCTCTCGGCGAGCGGTGTTATCGGGAGTGGCCCATTGCCTTCTGTCGGACAGGGGGCCTGgccccccccctcccctccaTGGAGGTAAGTAGTTAACggcaaataaataattctcCAGCAGGAGCCCCTTTCGTTTCGTGACCCagttttcttacctttctCTGGGCTCCTTGATTTCAAGGCAAAACAAAACATCGCTTACTCGATCGCCACGCCTTTTGGTGACTCATTGGTTTCCGGGACATTTGTCCGATTGCTAGAGGCCCAAGTTCCCGTCTGTATCTCTTCTTGTCGCCCATTCTCACTTCCCTTCGCGATGGCATCGAcatcgccgtcatcgtcgatgCGCGCACTATCCCAGGAACTGAAAAAACTTTCGACGGAGCCGCTGGAAGGCTTCAGCGTGACTTTACCCGAAGAAGACAACATGTTCGAGTGGAACGTCACGATTTTCGGTCCTCCTGGGACTCTCTACCAGGGCGGATACTTCAGAGTAAGCGCTCAAACACTCGACAAACGATAGCCCTTACTGACACGCGTCCCAACACAGGCGCACATGTCCTTTCCGAAGGATTATCCCTACTCGCCTCCGACTTTCACCTTCGTCACGAAAATGTGGCACCCCAATGTATACGGGGTAACAAAGTGACCCTTTTTCCCCGATGTATCGATGCGATCCCCGCGGTTTAGAACGGCGAAGTGTGTATATCGATCCTTCATCCGCCCGGCGAAGACGCAATGAGCGGCGAACTTCCTGCCGAAAGATGGAACCCAACGCAATCCGTTCGGTATGCCACgccccctccctcccccccaCCcctctcgttttctctcatTCTATTTCTCTCGCGTAGAACGATTCTTTTGAGCGTCATATCGCTTCTAAACGAACCGAATacggcgtcgccggcgaacgtcgacgcttcgGTCATGTATCGAAAGTGGAAGGACAAGAAAGACAATCAATACGAGAAAATCGTGCGGTAAGACGCGAACGGGGTCTCGCGGACGAGGGGGGAGGGGCTCTTATTTGATCATCGCTTCGTACCTATGGATTCCGTCAATCAGACTAGCGCGGTCGCTTTGTGTTGGAGAGAACAGGCTCGTTCTGGTCTCTATTCATTCACGgggaccacgcccacttcccgtttcgtttctctcaCCCTTCTTCTATATTTTGACGAAGGCGTGTGAAACGAGCGTCTTCTCAGAGAGACGCCTCCTTTcttttgtgtgtgtgtgtgtggtTTAGGTGGGTGGATGGGTGGGTGGGATGAAAGGAAGAGATTTATATATGGAAAGATATGTTTCCCTGCACCTGGGGGCCTttgtggtggtggtggtggtgggagggggaggggaaaTCCATAATCTTATTGTACTATTATAACAATGAGATAAGGCCCTTTATCATAAGTGTACTTCTTGCTTGGGGAAGGGTAGGCATTAATTCTATAGGAACAAATAGCACGTTCTAACTAAAAAAGTTACGCATATTCTACTAGTTTCAATGCAACCGCTATAGTAAATCTGGGCTCTAAAACCAACAAGAAAAACTGACTAACTAAAAAAGTTACACACATTCTATTACCTCAACAtaactattaattaaaacgagGCCTGACTGCGTAGGCTCTATAGAGCACAGCTTTGACTAATATAAGGCCGTCCTGTGATACTTAGGGGTAGGGTAAAAGTTACGCACATTCCATTCCCCTAATTAAACCTTGATGAAGAGGCCTAGCCTCTATAAGCTGACTAATAAGAGGTGCTTCTATTCTAGGACCCAAGTGGAATCAACGAAGAAGGACGCGGCTAAGGACGGGGTCACCGTTCCCTGTACCTTAGAAGACTACTGCATAAAAACGCGTCCCGAATCATTGAGCATGACCACGGAAGACTTGTTAGACTATTACGATGATGAttacgaagacgacgatgagggcggcggcggcggcggcggcggaggcggcggaatATCTGATGAGagctccgacgacgaagaggcggCGGATGATAGCGGAAATGCTGAAATTTAAATATAGAAACCACgtccctccctccctccaTCCCAGTTCCCTTATTAGGCACGTCATCTCTAAATAATATATTGCTTACCCCCATCaacttctctctcttttttcatGAATCCCTCTTGTCGCAAGTGTACAGTTTATTACTGCAacataataaaataaaaaatgaatgcagcagcagcgtgGAGCCAGCCTTTGGAGGCGTTATTTCGTCTCcttgtctttcttctccgcctCCTTGTAATGAACGTCGGAACACGCTCTCAATTGTTCAGCTGCTTTTTCGGCTGTGAGATCTCTCTGGCCTTGAGAAAGCAACTCAAAGCCAACCATGAATTTTCGTATCTTATTTCAACTGAATTAGGGTATGTATTAATAGAAAATTTGATGCTTACGGTGGATGATCTCAATAGGCAAGGATAATAGTGACCATGAAATTGCCAATGActataaatcaataaaatatgaaattatattttcattgatttatttacctgtagtcttttccttttgcttcGGGACCTGTTGGTGCGCCTGCAGTTTTGGGGATCAAATATTTGAATATTTTAAATTGTTTAGTGTTATCTTGCCATGCCATCCCATAGAGTAGGGAAAAGAGCATTCAAACAAGTTGTCATATTTCACGAGAAGTCGTTTCATAATAGAAGCCAaacctattaattaattaattaattaat is a window from the Oscarella lobularis chromosome 10, ooOscLobu1.1, whole genome shotgun sequence genome containing:
- the LOC136192118 gene encoding uncharacterized protein, with the protein product MRAQRLSCFFLSFGRKSSSRDFCTPLRDSTPSCEPNFGLSRNEISRLPLVSFPGKIHLVSNEQDLSSSPVRDALDELENSTTLGVDTESAVSFKKGQSPKLALLQISNDETAIAFRLHAFADLPLPFRRILTGSAVKVFHAAMAEARCLYQNYGTDLCHVVDTLAFGQQLDAPLLRLVDLAAIFLNCRISKSRSVRLSNWMASELSPLQISYAATDAWMTRKVYLAMRRYADERGISVPAPMQSFVGHLATGKTKGLRRIARDLGIPLLVEPATQIEDNDDDGDRERILDEHLREHCENVVKKTTLQKSDGTYVVTTTTTTSITHKSND
- the LOC136192119 gene encoding BOS complex subunit ncln-like, yielding MYGIDEFLEICLLPALLFGAIRGVNGVHDFPAFRMQQFDLHGTQHGSRSAYINMEARPASAKMLNRRCVLILLVDLTMEKFRELTISGAGAIVVIVPKNLSQLSQDFLEEWMDLEREILEEEPVNIPVYFVYDDETVLKIYEEVSHAITADQASSAAAALLDVFSTYGYQVATSDISESKPKKDTLITSIQGKLIGRGIEDHLPTIAIVAHYDSFGIAPSLSFGADSNGSGVAALLELARLFSRLYADSRTQAQYNLLFFLSGGGAFNYQGTRKWIEDYEANEGILTDAKYVLCLDTIGGSNSLHLHVSKPPKDGIPASIVQVIKGILCAADLHEPPMNFTVVHKKINLANELLAWEHETFSMKRLPAGTISQKENSDAEGYSIFDKHVDVGVLKENTVVLAEGLAGLIFNLDVESFHLLGDEYSVSEEHVGAWVNYLSSFSRAAQLVGKDHPLLSSLEQTLAKHVKDVRRYQTKPDKKEPEFVFYDIAETKLYMYSVKPALFDLFLTAGIVCYLFVVFYAIQSFSTISNLVLLHYKPKTA
- the LOC136192172 gene encoding uncharacterized protein — its product is MAEIAVEEPDEVSMDDSDESSDDAMDVAAPRSSKQAKKTKKGQKQKIRDIKRLLKRDDLSATVRQAQERMLALLQNEVKETDRLKKFKKMSKKYKMVKFFDRRKVARKLKAARRQKTENEAMEELKKDYNYAVHFPLDKKYISLHPPPNEKEREKQLEIRENIDELVKSGQLDDASMEILEGTRREKSRKRRGYVSQGEKDHHMNSSPIMDTDTTKDDFFM
- the LOC136192094 gene encoding RIIa domain-containing protein 1-like, whose product is MSDPLKGVRLQSVENHDAKALTEEQQAKLDKKKIRTRIENEAYLRNHPEVTLLLSGFMKEVLIKRPENVRQFAAEHFSQPELADSIQEHVKEHRNVFKARKMSQAI
- the LOC136192082 gene encoding peroxisomal multifunctional enzyme type 2-like, with product MNKLLRFDGRVAVVTGAGGGLGRCYALLLASRGASVVVNDLGGDPHGSAPGSTRLADNVVQEIRNQGGSAVSNYDSVEDGEKIVQTAIDSFGRLDILINNAGILRDRSFLKMATPDWDMVHRVHLRGSYLVTKAAWPHMRKQNYGRILMVASTSGIYGNFGQSNYSAAKMGVFGLGNTLSLEGAKYGINCNTIAPTAISRMTEGLLPTAVEKDLKPEFVAPFAAYLCHESCQETGKLFEVASGWAGRVRWEKSAGAGLKKGDEIPSIEDVRDNWAKITDFTNSVHHTNSAEATSFAIEKSRGTDDAKLSINYGSASTSSSPFAGIDIQKIFSRTVTVKPFQYTDRDSILYALGVGAKVSDPAQLKFLYEGHSDFCTLPTFAVLPSMEGMLPMVQEVMKDVDIHYANLLHGEQYLELYKPLPTSGTLTTEIKIAEILDKRTGAVIVANATTYNEAKERLCFSQIITFLKGAGRFGGESKAKFIKPPMSPPRRAPDVVVEEKTSLDQAAIYRLSGDYNPLHIDADFAAVGGFAQPILHGLSTFGHSVRHVMEKFTNYDPSKVKCIKGRFSRPVLPGHTLRTEMWKADNRVFFQTSVVETGDVSITGGYVDIESGGEEPQVAPSPSVQTSELSSDVIFEAIGNRVRSNPSVARQLSAVYFWKITKDGNVVREWTVDLKASPPALKRGTPDGKPDITLTISDGDFVDLVSGKLNGQKAFFEGQLKIQGNVMLAQKMDVLTKDLPKL